Part of the Pseudomonas baltica genome is shown below.
CAACAGCGGCGTCAACGTCGACTGATAAGCGTGATACAGATCCGCCTTGCCCTGATAGATCTGCTCCTTTGGCCTGTTGTGTTCGTCGAGTTCGTTGTGCCAGGAGCCGCCTGCGCGGTCGATCATATGCAAGTCGAGGTAGTCCCAGAAGGTGCGATACCAGCCCTCATATTCCGGTTCACCGGTACGATCGAGCAACGCGGCGGCAGCAGTGATGGCTTCGGCGTGGGCCCAGTGGACTCGATGGCGCATGTGCGGCTCGTGCGCCCAGCCGATGGTGTAAACCAGCCCCGGGCCGCCGTCCACAGCCCAGCCATAAGTGGTGCCGGCCCTGAACAGCCCCATGGCAGCAGGCAGCAGCCAACTGGGAGCAGGCACCGAGTTGCGCAATAGCGCGGCTTCCAGTTTGAGCAGCAGAAGGGACCATTCCACAAAATGGCCAGGCGTCATGCCAAATGGACGCAGATCATGATCGGGCTTGTCGTGGTTGTAATCGCTGAGGATGTTCCACTGACGATCAAAGTGCTCCACCACACAAAAGTCATGCTTGGAAGCTATGGCATGAATGAACCGCTCGCAAATCCTCAATGCACGGCTGCGCCAAACTGGCATGCCGGTCGCATCCGCGATCGCCATAAAGGCCTCGACGCTGTGCATATTGGCGTTGGCGCCGCGGTAGTCCTCTTCTTGCGACCAATCCAGCGAGAAGCTGTCGCGCATCACGCCTTCGTCCTCCGACCAGAAGCGCGCTTCGATGACCTGAGTGATATCGGCAAGCAGCTGCCGAGCACCCGGACGTTCGGCGATGCTCGCCGTCGCCGCCGCCAACCCCACGAACGCGTGGGCATAGGCCATCTTGCGGCCCGAGCCATCGTCCCAGCCGCCGTGCCGAGGGTCCTTGAGCGAGCCGGCCAAGGCCTGCACACCGTGGTCTGCCAGCGGGGTCGAACCGGGCAGGCCTTGCATGGCGGCCAAGGCGTAAGCATGAGTCATGCGTGCGGTGATGATCACCTGCGCCTGAGCGTCATGTGGCAGCTCACCGTCGGTGTCCAACGCGGCGAAACCGCCAGCGACGCGGCTGTGTTTGGAGAAATCGAGCAACCGTTGGCCCTGGTTTTCGAGCCAGCGCCGGTGGCGAGTGCCGGACCGCCAGCGCTCGCCACCGTTTTGGGATACCGCGCCACCGTCAGCCATTGACGATCATCCCACCGTTCACATGCAAGGTCTGGCCGGTCACGTAGGACGCGTCTTCGCTGGCCAGATAGACATAGGCCGCGCCGAGCTCAGCGGGATGGCCCATGCGTCCCATCGGCGTATCGTCACCCATATGCGGGACCTGTTCGGCGGGCCAGCCTTGCGGTTGGATGGGCGTCCAGATCGGCCCCGGCGCGACTTCATTTACCCGTATGCCTTTGTTCGCGACCTGCAGCGCCAAGGCGCGGGTAAAGCCTGCGAGCGCCGCCTTGGTGGCGGTATAGGCGGTGACGACGGGCGCTCCCGCGAAGGCGTTGACGCTGGTGGTCTGGATGATCGAGCTGCCCTTGCCCATATGGCCGAGGGCGGCGCGGGTCAGGTAGAAGGCGCCATGCACATTGACCTCGAAGTGGCGCAGCCAGGATTCGTCGGTGGTATCGGTGAACTCCTCTTCACCACGCATGTGCGCGGCGTTGTTTACCAGTACATCGATGCCGCCAAAGGTCGCCACCACGGTCGCGATCGCTTGATCGCAGACGGCGCGATCAGCGATATCACCGGCAATGGATAACGCTCGCACCCCTTCTGCCTCGATCAGGCGCAGGGTGTCGTTGGCGTCATCCTGTTCGATGGGCAAATGCAGGATGGCGACGTCGGCGCCCTCGCGAGCAAAGTGCAGGGCGGCGGCGCGCCCGATGCCACTGTCGCCACCGGTAATCAGCGTGCGCTTGCCTTTGAGCTTGCCCGATCCCCGGTAGTCGGGGCGGATGTGCACAGCGGCTGGCTGCAGGGCCTTTTCGGAACCGGGGGCACGATCCTGGCTCTGTGCAGGGATGGTCTGGCTATCGGGTGAATACGTCATAGGGCGTCTCCTTGATCAAGTGAATCGCTTCAGCAAGCGCGTATCAAAGTGACTGGACCTGCCGCCTGCCGTTCCATGAAAATTCTTTAATCCGTTAAAACTTCTCACCATACCGCCCCTCAGAAAAGAACGTTCAACGTTATCCGGGAGGCAACATGCAGTATCGACAACTTGGTCATTCAGGGCTGATGGTTTCGCAGATAATCCTCGGCACCGTCCCGTTTGGTGGACGCGCGGAGTTCGCAAAATGTGGCGCCGTCGATGTGAGCACCGCCAAGCGGATGTTCGATATCGCCTTCGACGCCGGCGTCAACATGGTCGACACCGCCGACCTGTATTCCCATGGGCTGGCCGAGGAAGTGGTCGGTCAGGCGCTGGGTGAAAAACGCCAAGATGTGCTACTGGCGTCCAAAGGCCGCAGCCCGGTGGACGACAACCCTAACAACTCCGGCTCGTCGCGCTATCACTTGATCCGCGCCTGCGAGGCGAGCCTCAAGCGTTTGCGCACCGATCACCTGGACCTGTACCAACTGCACAACTGGGACGGCGTCACCCCCATTGAAGAAACCCTCGAGGCGCTCACCCATCTGGTCAACTCGGGCAAGATTCGTTATTTCGGAACCAGCAACTTCACGGCTTGGCAAATGATGAAAACCCTCGGCAAGGCCGAGCTCAACGGCCTGCTCAAACCCATCACTCAGCAGATCTACTACACCCCTGAATCGCGCGAGGCCGAATACGAGCTACTGCCCTTGGCGCTGGATCAATCCGTGGGGACACTGGTGTGGGGGCCAATGGGCGAAGGACTGCTGACCGGATCGACGCGCCGCGGCCACAAGCCACCCGCCAACACCCGCCAGGGCAGCGACTGGCCCGAGCCCTACGTGCATGATCAGGAGCGCGCGCTCGACATCATCGAAACGCTGGCAAGTGTTGGCGAGGAGCACGGTGTTTCGGTCGCGCGGGTATGCCTCGCCTGGCTGAAGGATCGACCCGGCATCACCTCGCTCATCGTCGGCGCAAGGACCGAAGAGCACCTGCGCGACAATCTGGCGGCGGTCGATCTGCAGCTGACTGAAGCGCAGACCAGCCGCATCGAATCCGTGACACGTCGCCAGCCGCTTTATCCGTATTGGCACCGCTTCACTGCCGGGATAGATCGCTTTGATAAAGCCGAGCAGCCCTTCCTGGCAGAGCATCGCAAGACCATCGAGGCGCGCACCGACAAATAGGACACGTTGCGCAGCGGCAGGCGACGGGATAGCCGCGCCCTGCCGCGAATTTACAACGCATCACGCGCTATGCCGTTCGACACCCGCAGGATGTCGGCCATCACCGCCAGGGCGATCTCTGCCGGCGTCTTGCTGCCCAGCCGCAAGCCGATGGGCGCATGAATACGTTGCAAGGTCGCCTCATCGAGCCCGCCAATACGCGCCAGGCGTTCGAAGCGCTTGCTGCTGGTGCGTTGCGAGCCCATCGCGCCGATGTAGAACGCCGGCGTGCGCACCGCCTCGAGCAGCGTGAGGTCGTCGAGGCGCGGATCGTGGGTCAGGGCCACGACCGCGGTGGATGCGTGGCAACCACCGTTGGCGATGTATACCGCCGGCAACACCTCCAGCACCTCGACGCCCGGCAACGAGAACGCGCTGGTGACCTCCTTGCGGGGGTCGCAGACGATCACTTCGTAACCCAGCGACAGCGCGAAGCTGGCACAGAATTGGGCGACCGGCGACAGCCCGGCGAGCAATAGCCGCTGTACCGCGCCAATGCGTATCGCGACCTGCTCGGTATCCACTTCGACCTTGGCCGCCGCCATGCTCCCAGGCGTGATGCTGCGCTGTTCGGTACCCAGCAACACCCGACGGACGATCAATGACGAGCCGGCAAACGCACTTTCGATGGCGTGCAGATGGGCTTCTGATTCGGCGCTCGGCGCCAGATACTCGACGAGCACATCCAGCACGCCACCGCACGGCAATGCCCGCGTGGGTGCCAAGCCACCCTCCCCGTAGCGCACCACCTGGCTGACGGGCGGGAAGAACCCCTCACCCACGCGCTCGAGAAAATCATCTTCGACACAGCCGCCCGACAACGAGCCGCAATGCTCGCCGCTGCCCAGGCACACCAACATCGCACCCGGCCCGCGCGGCGCCGAGCCGAAGGTGGTGATGACGGTGCAGAGCCAGATCGGACGCCCCTCGGCTATCCATGCTCTGGCCTGCTGAATCACTTGAAGATCAAGCTGTTTCATTACCCCAAACCCTCAAGTCAACATCAGGCCCTAGCCTGACCGCACTCAGTGCAGCCCCAGCGCTCGGCTTTTGGCAACGTCTTGCGGTGTGATACGCGCACCCGACTGGCCGAAGCGGCTGAGCAAGTAGGTACTGACCGCAGCCAGCTCCTCGTTGCTGTAGCCCTTGGCGAAATCCGGCATGCGTTGATCACTGCGCACCGCATCATTGTGACCGCCCAGCAGCACCCCGATCAGGTTGGTACCCTCGGGGTCGTTGACGGTTTTGAGTCCTGAGAGTGTCGCGATCGGGCTATTGTTCCCTTGCCCGTCTGCCCGGTGACATGCCGCACAAGCATCGTTGAACACCTTCAAGCCCAGGCCATCCCCCGCCACGGGCGCCGGCTCGCGCACTTCAAGGCTGGGCCGGGGCACACCGGTGGCGCGCGCCGGGGTACTTTTGAGGTACACCGCCATCGCCAGCTGATCTTCAGGGGTGAGGTAGCGCAGGCTGTGCTCGATCACGTCGCTCATCGGCCCACCCGCCATGCCGAAGCCAGGTGCCTGGCCGGTGGCGAAGTACTTGACCAGGGTTTCCTGCGGCCAGGCGCCGATGCCGTACTGGGCATCGGAGCTGATGTTGTAGGCGCGCCAGTTGCCCAGCAGGGTACCGGCCAGCGACTCGCTCTGTTTGACCGCCTGGGCGAAGTTGCGCGGCGAGTGACACTCGCCACAGTGCCCCGGCCCTTCGACCAGGTAGGCACCACGGTTCCACTGGGCGGACTGCTGTGGGTCGGCGACGAAGGGTTTGTTGTCGAGGAACACGGTGTTCCAGAACCACATGCCCCAGCGCTGATTGAAGGGGAACGAAATATCGTTTTCCTTCGGCGCCTGTTTGACCGGCGTCAGGCTGAACAGATAGCCCTTGATGGCCAGAATCTCGTCGCGCGGCATCTTGCTGTAGGAGGTGTACGGGAAAGCCGGGTAGTAGTGCTTGCCGTCCTTGCCCACGCCCCGCTGCACGGCGCTGACGAAATCATCGTCGCTCCACTTGCCGATACCGGTGTCCGGGTCGGCGGTGATGTTGGGCGAGTACAGCGTGCCGAACGGCAGCTTGAACGCCAGGCCACCGGCGAAGGGCTTGCCGCCTGCCGTGGTGTGGCAGGCGACGCAATCGGCGGCGCGGGTCAGGTACTCGCCGTTGCTCATGGGGGTGCTGTCATCGGCCTGGGCGGCGTGCCACAGGCTGGCGCCGAATAGTGCCAGGGCGATCTGGTAGGCCTTCATGCCATCGCTCCTTGTACGGTGAAGTAGCCGGAACGGCTCAAGGGCAAGCGTCGCACCCGCGCGTGCGAGGCGGCGTGCAGGGCGTTGACCAGCGCGGCCGCGATCGGTACCGCGCCGGTTTCGCCGACGCCACCGGGGGTTTCGAGGCTGTTGATCACATGTACCTCCACTGGCGGCGCATCACTCATGCGGATCTGCCGGTATTGATGGAAGTTGTTTTGCATGACCTGGCCTTTTTCGATGAGCACTTCGTTGAACAGCGCCGCCGACAGGCCGAACAAGGTGCCGCCTTCGATCTGCGAGTGCACCGAGGTCGGGTTGGTGACGAAACCGCAGTCGATCACCGATACCAGTCGATTGATGCGCAGGCCACGCTCGCCGTGCATTTGCAGCTCGACCACGGTAGCGATGTAACTGCCGAACACGTTGGCCACCGAGACGCCACGGCCGGTACCGACGAGCAACGGTTGGTCCCAGCCGACTTTCTCGGCCGCCAGTTTGAGCACCGCCTGGGCGCGCGGCTGGGCCTGCAGCAAATCCATACGGTAAGCGACGGGATCGGCATTGGCGTTGTGCGCCAGTTCGTCGATAAAGCTTTCCAGCGCATAGGTCGCCCGCAACGGGCCAACGCCGCGCCACCAGGAAACCGGGATGACCTTGGGCTCTTCGCGTACGTAGCGCACTTGCAAGTGCTTGAGGGCGTAAATCGGCTCGATGGACGTTTCTACCGCATCGGCATCGATGCCGTTGTCCGGCAGTTTGCCGATGAATTGCGCGATCACCGAGGCACCGGCGATCCGATGATCCCAGCCGACCGGTCGCAGAGTGTCGTCGAGCGCGGCATTGAGGCGGTCGACGTAGTGCGGCCGGTAGCGGTCGTGGGTCATGTCCTCTTCACGGCTCCAGATCAGCTTGATCGGGTAGTCCACCTGGCGGGCGATATCGACGGCCTGGAAGATGAAGTCCGACTCCAGCCGCCGACCGAAAGCGCCACCGATGAGCTGGTTGTGAATGATCACCTGCTCGGCCTTTAGGCCGCTGATCTTGGCGGCTCCGGCCTGGGCGAACATCGGCGCCTGGGTGCCGACCCACAGCTCGCAGGCATCGCTGCGCACATGGGCGACGCAGGTCATCGGTTCGAGCGGCGAATGGGACAGGAACGGCTGCTCGTAGACCGCTTCGAATTGGCTCTTGGCGTTGCCCAGCGCCGCAGCGATGTCGCCTTCGTGCTTGGCCACCACGCCGTCGCCGGAGCTGGCCGCCAGCAGTGCTTTGTCCAATTGCAGCGAGTCGCCGGTGGCGTGTTCGCCCAGGTCCCACTCGATGCGCAGGGCCTTGAGGCCCTGCTGGCAGGCCCAGAAGTTGCTGGCCGTGACCGCCACGGCATTGGCCAGTTTGATGACATCGCGCACGCCCGGCACTTGCCGCGCCGCGCCTTCGTCGACGCTGCGCAAGGTGCCGCCGTAGACCGGGCAGGTCAGCGACGAGGCAACCAGCATGCCGGGGATCTGCAGATCGATGGTAAAGCGCGCCTTGCCGTTAACCTTGTCCGGGGTATCGAGGCGCGGTGTCGGCTTGCCGAGCAGCTTGAAATCTTCGATGCGTTTGAGTGCCACTTCGGTTGGCAGCGGCAGCGCAGCGGCCGCGTCGACCAGCGAACCATAGTCGGCGGTCTGCCCGGCAGGGCCGAAGACCACGCCACGTTCGGCATGGCACTGGCTGGGCGCGACGTTCCAGCGAATCGCGGCGGCCTGGATCAGCACTGTCCGCGCGCTGGCACCGGCCTTGCGCAGGGGCTCCCAGGTAAAGCGGGTCGAGGACGAACCACCCGTGGCCTGGAACTGCAGCAGCGAATCGATATACAGCGCGCTGGGCGGTGCTTCCTCGATGCTGACCTGATCCATACCGACTTCCAGCTCTTCGGCGACCATCATCGCGATGCCCGTCTGCACACCTTGACCCATCTCGATCTTGGGTGAAATCACGGTGACGTGGCCATCGTGGCCGACCCGCACAAAGGCGCCAAAACCGCCCCCGGCATCCGCCGCACCACGGCCGGCGGCCACCGCATCGGCGGCCGCGCTGCGGGGCACCAGCGGCGGCAACCAGGCAGAGATCAGCAGGCCGGCGAAAGCGCTCGTGCCACCTTTGAGCACGCCACGACGGGACACACCGTCAGGCGTCTTGTTGACTGTCGACATGGGTAATCCTCAGGCTTTGCTGACGCTTTTGATCGCCGCGCGGATGCGCGTGTAGGTGGCGCATCGGCACATGTTGCCGGACATGCCGTTGACGATCTGCTGATCGTCCGCGTCGGGATGAGTCTGCAGCAAGGCCACCGCAGCCATGATCTGACCCGACTGGCAGTAGCCACATTGCACCACTTCGTGCGCCAGCCAGGCGCTCTGCACGGCCTGGCCGACCGGCGTCTGGTCGATGGCTTCGATGGTGGTGATCTGGTGCCCGACCGCGTTGCTGACCGGCAGCACGCACGAGCGCACCGCCTTGCCATCCAGATGCACCGTGCAGACACCGCACTGCGCGATACCGCAGCCATATTTGGTACCGGTCAAACCCAGCACGTCGCGCAGTACCCAGAGCAGCGGCATGTCCTCGGGGACATCCACGACCTGGTCCTGGCCGTTGATCGATAGTGTCTGCATGTCAGCCTCAAGCATAAATCACGGGGGCTCGTGGGTGGCCGGGAACAGCGCCGCCAGCACGAACAACGGCCAGCCCGTACATGCGGGCTGGCCTTGGAATATTTTGTAATACTTGGGAATAGTGTAACGCTTGCAGACGATATACAACCCGCCAATGCAAGATCGGGGCAATTTGCCGCGCACGGCTGTGCGCGGCGGCAACGAGCGCGGCAGGAAACGGACGCCGGCCGGTTAAATAAAGCTTCATCGTCGCCGGCTGAATATCTGTGCACGCCAAGCCCCGCTTTGACCTGGTTTTGACTTGGTCCCCAGCACACTCGCCACACGGCCCCACGTTAGAGGGCCAGCGTCGTAGTCATCGGGGACAAGATGGAAGCACTCAATCGCTCACTGTATCTAATGTTCAATGCCGGGGATCACCCCTCCTTCGCCGTCCTCTGCCTGGCGAAAGTGCTGGCGCAGCAGGCAATCATCCTGTTACCCCTGCTACTGGTCTTGCTTTGGTTGCGGGGTGCGCGCACAGCCGCTGTGACCGCAGTGCTGTGCGTACTGCTGGCCTTGCTGGGCAATCTGCTCATCGGGCTGTCGTTCATGCATCCGCGGCCATTCATGGTCCCGCTGGGGCATAGCTGGATATCCCACAAGGCTGAAACCTCGTTCCCCAGCGACCACGCGACGATCTTCTTTGCCTTCGGCCTGGCACTGTGTGCTGCCGGCCGGCGTCGGCTGGGGGCGGTGGTCGCGGCACTGGGCGTAGCTGTGGGCTGGTCGCGGGTGTATCTGGGCGTGCACTTTCCGTTCGATATCATCGGTGGGTTGCTGGTCGCCATCGCCAGCACCTGGGCCATGGTCACCTTACTGGCCTGGAGGAATCTGGGCACACGCCTGGTCGACAGACTCGAACAGGCGCATCGAGCCCTTTTGAACATGCCCCTGGGCAGGCAACGAAAGTGAACGACTGTTCGCGGGCAGAGCCCGTTCCCAAGAGCGCAAGGCTGTGCAATGCAGCCTCGCCAGCACTTGGCTGCAACGATGGCGGCGAATTAGACTCTCAGGTGGTATGGCAGCAAATCGCTGCCGAGGAGAATCTGCATGCCAGGACGCAACCCTGCCGAGCCACCTGAAAGGCTCCCCCCGGACCCCCAAGACGCCGATGCGCCTGCGGGCAGCTCCACGGCGATCATTCGGCCGACCGTGTGGTTTATCGCGCTGGTCATCTGCATGTTCGTCGGCATTGAAGGCTGGCGCGCCTGGCGGGACTACCAACAGGCCTTCGCCTCGGCCAACGATTCGGTGACCAACCTGGTACGGGCCACCGCCCAGCATGCTGAGGACGCCATCCGCCAGGTCGATGCCCTTACCGATGCACTGGGTGAGCGTATCGAGGGTGACGGCCTGGCGAATCTGGATGTCGTGCGTATCCACGGGCTGCTGGTTCAGCAAGCCAGGATCATGCCTCAGCTCGACGGCCTGTTCGTGTACGGCCCGAATGGCCAATGGATAGTGACCGACAAAACGGCCACCCCCCCCGGCGTCAACAACGCCGACCGAGACTATTTCATCTATCACCGTACTCACACCGATAGACGCGTGCGCATCGGCGAGGTCATCACCAGCCGCTCCACGGGCGAGCTGATCATCCCTGTCTCGCGGCGCCTGGACAATCCCGACGGCTCGTTTGCAGGGGTACTGCTGGGCACCCTCAAGGTCCGTTATTTCGTCGACTACTACGGCGACTTCAAGATCGATGACAAAGGCACGCTGGTGCTTGCCTTGCGCAGCGGCCGAATATTGGTCAGGCGCCCGTTCGTCAATGGCGTCACCGAGAAAAGCCTGGCCGAGGGCGACGTCTTCAAGCGCTACCTGCCGACCTCCGACACCGGGACGGTGGAAACCAAGGCCATTGTCGATGGTACCGAGCGGCTTTACGGCTACAGGGCCCTGTCCAGTTATCCCCTTGTGGCCGAAGCGGGCCTGTCGCGCGACTCCATCATCGGGCCGTGGCGCCAGGATGTGATCAAGACCAGCATGTATTCACTGGTGTTGATCGCCGGGCTGCTGGTGTTTGGGCTGATTCTGATCAAACAGCTGCGCAAGCGCATCAGCGCGGAAGACGACCTGCGCCGCGCCCACCTGGCGATGCGGGAAATGGCCCTGACGGACAGCCTGACCGGCCTGGGCAACCGGCGCAAACTGGACATGGTCTTGAGCCAGGAAATCAGCCGCGCCAGACGCGAAGGCGCGGCCGTCGCGCTGATCATGCTCGACGTCGATTACTTCAAGCGCTTCAACGACATGTATGGGCATGCGGCGGGTGACGATTGCTTGCGCAGCATCGCCGGCGCCATTGGGCGAACACTCAAAAGGCCCGCTGACCTGGCGGTGCGCTACGGCGGCGAGGAATTCTGCGTGCTGCTGCCTAATACCAGCAGCGAGGGCGCCAACCGGCTGGCCGAAGAAATCCTCGACGCGATCCGCGAATTGAACATCGAACACCGCGACCACCCGCTCGGTTTCGTCACAGTCAGTGCAGGCATTGGCACCTGTTTGCCGACCTCCGACGATGTCACCGCGGGTGGCCTTATCAAGGCCGCCGATGCCTTCATGTACCTGGCAAAGAACAGCGGACGAAACCGCTGGCATTCAGCGATAGGCAACAGCACGCTGGAAGTGTTCGTGCGCCCGCGCAACCGGGGCTGATCCGGCGAGGCTGTGCCCGGCACGCTTGCAGCGCGCCGGCCCAGCCTGCGGCGCCACGTTCGGCAACGTCAGGACGCAGGTCGGATCAACTGTTGCAGGTGCGAGAGGATCGAAGCCGCGTCGTAGGGTTTGCGCACCACCGGAGCGTGCTTCAAGTGACTGGGGATGCTGATGCTGTCGCCGTAGCCGGTGGCGAACAGGAACGGGATGTTGCGCCGTGCCAGTTCTTCGGCCACGGCAATCGAGGTCCCCGTGCCCAGATTGACATCCAGCACCGCGACATCGGGCCTGCGCTGAGCGAGCACCCTGGTGGTCTCGGCCTCGGAGCTGGTGGTGAGCACATCGTCGACGCCCGCACCGGCCAGAATCTGCTCGAGCCCGACCGCGATGACCAACTGGTCCTCGAGGATCATCACGCAGGCATCGGCCAGATCGCTGAAATCCTCGCCCAGTTGAGCGATCTCCACTGCCGAGCTCACGGCCTCCAGCGGTTCAGCCACCGTGAGGTGCCGAGCCGGAATCCTGAAGAACCCCTGCATGCCGTCCGGCAGGTACTCGACCGTGCTGGTCCCGCCCAGGTCGAAGGGGATGCTGCGATCGATCAGCACCGAGCCGAAGCCGCTTCGGCTCGGTGGGCGAACCGTCGGGCCGCCGCTCTCAAGCCAGGCGATGTCACAGGCGCCGCCAGCGTCGATTGTCCACTTGATCGAGAGCTTGCCGCCGGCCCGCGACAACGCGCCGTACTTCGCGGCGTTGGTGGCCAATTCGTGCAGCACCAACGCCATGACCGAATAGGCACGGGCATCGAGCACCACGTTCGGCCCGGTCAGCTCTATGGTGCTGGACGGCGCGCGATAAGGCAGCAGTTCGGCGTCCAGCAACGCCAACAGCCCGCCGCCGCCGTCGCCCCGCACGACTTGATCGTGGGCCAGCGACAGCGCCTGGATGCGCCCCTTCAGGGTGGCCACGTAGCCGTTGAGCGTTTGCCCTTCGGCGGTGGGATGGGCCACCAGCGCACCGATCAGCGCGAGGATATTCTTGACCCGATGGTTGAGCTCTTCATTGAGCATGCGCTGGCGCACGTCTGCCTTCGCACGTTCGCTGGCCAGCAGTTCGCTGTTGTGCAGCGCCACCTCGACGATCGCGGCGCGGATAGCTTCGCCGAACTGGCGGTCCTGCTCGGTCCAGGGCAATGACTGCTGGTGCACCGTCTCCTTCCAGATCGCAAAGCTCTTGCGCGGGGTCAGGCGTTCGCCCAGCGGGCCACTTTCGTAGGTCTTGTGCGGATCGCCGGCCCAGTCGAGGGTCTCGACCACCTCCTTGCGGAACAGCAGCAGGTAATCCCTGGGGTGCTGCGACATCGGAATGACCAGCATGCCCGAGACGTCGACGGCGTAGTCGGCGGCAGGGACATGGACCATCGACAGGCGATTGGACGCCCAGGTCCGGCCCTCTGCTACGCCCTCGGCGAAGCGCAGCAAATCCGGCATCGCCCCCTTGGGCGGTGTCAATTGTTCCGCGCTCCAGCGGCCATCCAGCGCCATGCCGATGCCATCGCATGGGATCAGCGCTTTGAAGTCCGCCAGCCGCGAACGCAAGAATTCTTCGATATCCGTGGCATGGCTGGCGTCGCGCAGCAAGGCGTCGAGCACCTGCCGAGCGTGGGCGGCGTACTCCAGCGCCTGCCGGGCGCGCAGGGTCTCGATGTGCAGCGAGATAAATTCGCCGAACATCTCGGCGGCCACCCTCTGGCCCATGGTCAGCGCCCGTGGTCCGTAGTGGTGGCAGGCGATCAGCCCCCACAGCACGCCGTTGACGATGATCGAGATCGACATCGAGGCGCCCACGCCCATATTGCTCAGGTACTCGCAGTGCACCGGCGAAACGCTGCGCAGGTGAGCGTAGGACAGGTCCAGTGGTTCGCCTGACAAGTCCAGTACGGGCACGATTGGCGTAGTGCCGAGCGAGATGTCCGAGATGACCCGAATAGGGTTGCGCAGATACAGCGCACGCGCCTGCTGGGGGATATCGGAGCCTGGGAAATACTGCCCCAGAAAGCTTTCGAGATCGCCGCGCTTGGACTCGGCAATCACCTTGCCGGCGCCGTCCGGCCCGAGCTGGTAGATCATCACCCGGTCGTAGCCGAGCATGGCCCGGGCGAACCGCGCCGCATCGCGAAACAGCTTGTCGGTATGGTCGATCTCGCGAACCTGGGCGATCACGGTGCGGGCGAGCTCGATCGGCTCGGCGACGCTGGCGCCGCACGGCTCGAATTCGATGACGACGGTGCCTTTGAACAGATGGGCGGCGACGTCGAACGCCTGCCCCGACGCGAGCATTAGCGCGAACGTCAATGCCGGCCGGGACGCCTCCTTGGTGCGTGCCAGTGAATTGCGCAGGATATGAGCGACCTCCTCGCCGAGCAACTCGTCCAGGCGCCGACCATTCACGTCACTCGGCAGGCCCAGCATGTCCGCTGCATTGGCCGAATGGCGCAGGATGATACTCGCCGAGGCGTCGCAAGCGAGCAGGCAACCGTGTGACTGGATACTGCCGGGGATCTGGATCGGCTCGCGATCACAGTTGGTCAGATTGACGTGCGTTTCAGAAGTCATTGGCCCTGCCGACTGACAAAAGACCGGCTGCCTGAATGACCGCCGAGGATATTGGGACCTGCAAAGGCCACATTCTATCCACTCGCGCCGCGGG
Proteins encoded:
- a CDS encoding HWE histidine kinase domain-containing protein; amino-acid sequence: MTSETHVNLTNCDREPIQIPGSIQSHGCLLACDASASIILRHSANAADMLGLPSDVNGRRLDELLGEEVAHILRNSLARTKEASRPALTFALMLASGQAFDVAAHLFKGTVVIEFEPCGASVAEPIELARTVIAQVREIDHTDKLFRDAARFARAMLGYDRVMIYQLGPDGAGKVIAESKRGDLESFLGQYFPGSDIPQQARALYLRNPIRVISDISLGTTPIVPVLDLSGEPLDLSYAHLRSVSPVHCEYLSNMGVGASMSISIIVNGVLWGLIACHHYGPRALTMGQRVAAEMFGEFISLHIETLRARQALEYAAHARQVLDALLRDASHATDIEEFLRSRLADFKALIPCDGIGMALDGRWSAEQLTPPKGAMPDLLRFAEGVAEGRTWASNRLSMVHVPAADYAVDVSGMLVIPMSQHPRDYLLLFRKEVVETLDWAGDPHKTYESGPLGERLTPRKSFAIWKETVHQQSLPWTEQDRQFGEAIRAAIVEVALHNSELLASERAKADVRQRMLNEELNHRVKNILALIGALVAHPTAEGQTLNGYVATLKGRIQALSLAHDQVVRGDGGGGLLALLDAELLPYRAPSSTIELTGPNVVLDARAYSVMALVLHELATNAAKYGALSRAGGKLSIKWTIDAGGACDIAWLESGGPTVRPPSRSGFGSVLIDRSIPFDLGGTSTVEYLPDGMQGFFRIPARHLTVAEPLEAVSSAVEIAQLGEDFSDLADACVMILEDQLVIAVGLEQILAGAGVDDVLTTSSEAETTRVLAQRRPDVAVLDVNLGTGTSIAVAEELARRNIPFLFATGYGDSISIPSHLKHAPVVRKPYDAASILSHLQQLIRPAS